A window from uncultured Desulfobacter sp. encodes these proteins:
- a CDS encoding ABC transporter ATP-binding protein, whose amino-acid sequence MTPLLHVDKMTHYFGGLRAVHNYNLSVGPNQIVGLIGPNGAGKTTVFNLITGVYTPTEGRITLENENLVGLETNEIAAKGLGRTFQNLALWRHMNVLDHIKMAHYSQLTYGLLDAFFNTGKCRRQEAQVEENAYRLLELFDIKQHADQLVTSLPYGAQRRVEMARAMATNPKVLFLDEPTAGMTPDELIQMIKIIRQVHRDFGVAIFLIEHRMKFVMELCQHIQTLVFGEVIAQGPPEEIQNNPLVIEAYLGKEDLT is encoded by the coding sequence ATGACGCCTTTGCTTCATGTAGATAAAATGACCCACTATTTTGGCGGGCTGCGGGCGGTCCACAACTATAATCTTTCGGTGGGCCCCAACCAGATTGTCGGCTTGATCGGCCCCAACGGAGCCGGTAAAACAACCGTCTTCAACCTGATCACAGGGGTTTATACCCCCACCGAAGGGCGCATTACCCTTGAAAATGAAAATCTTGTGGGGCTGGAAACCAATGAGATTGCAGCCAAAGGCCTTGGCAGAACCTTTCAGAATCTGGCCCTCTGGCGGCACATGAATGTGCTGGACCATATCAAGATGGCCCACTATTCCCAGTTGACCTACGGCCTGCTTGACGCATTTTTCAATACGGGAAAATGCAGAAGGCAGGAAGCCCAAGTCGAGGAAAATGCCTACCGGCTTCTTGAGCTGTTTGATATCAAGCAGCACGCCGACCAGCTGGTCACAAGCCTTCCCTACGGCGCCCAGCGCCGGGTGGAGATGGCCCGGGCCATGGCCACCAATCCCAAGGTGCTGTTTCTGGATGAGCCCACCGCAGGCATGACCCCTGACGAACTGATCCAGATGATCAAAATTATTCGCCAGGTGCACCGGGATTTCGGGGTGGCGATTTTCCTGATTGAACACCGCATGAAATTTGTGATGGAGCTTTGCCAGCATATCCAGACCCTGGTGTTCGGCGAAGTGATTGCCCAGGGGCCTCCCGAAGAGATCCAGAACAACCCCCTGGTGATTGAAGCCTATCTGGGCAAGGAGGATTTGACCTGA
- a CDS encoding ABC transporter ATP-binding protein — MQLNVKNLKVSYGNIKALHGLDFSIEAGEIVTIIGANGAGKSTTLRAISRMVPSEPGSVIEFEGEDVLSYNTDKVVTRLGISHVPEGRRIFGNLTVNENLTLACFARKDTEQIAKDKKWVFDLFPRLEERKNQLSGTMSGGEQQMLAVGRGYLSGRKLMILDEPSMGLAPLLMLEMFDALKEINKYGTTILLVEQNARLALKFAQRGYVIEHGKLVLEGPADQLLDDPEVKKAYLGA, encoded by the coding sequence ATGCAGTTGAATGTAAAAAATCTTAAGGTATCCTACGGCAATATCAAGGCCCTTCACGGCTTGGATTTCAGCATTGAAGCCGGTGAAATCGTCACCATTATCGGCGCCAACGGGGCGGGAAAAAGCACCACTCTTCGGGCCATCTCCCGGATGGTGCCCAGTGAGCCGGGCTCTGTCATTGAATTTGAGGGCGAAGATGTGCTCTCCTACAATACCGACAAAGTGGTCACCCGGCTGGGCATATCCCATGTCCCCGAGGGGCGAAGAATATTCGGTAACCTTACGGTGAACGAAAACTTAACCCTGGCCTGTTTTGCCAGAAAAGATACCGAGCAAATCGCCAAGGATAAAAAGTGGGTGTTTGATCTGTTTCCCCGGCTGGAAGAGCGAAAAAATCAGCTTTCAGGAACCATGTCCGGCGGAGAGCAGCAGATGCTTGCCGTGGGCAGGGGATATTTGAGCGGCAGGAAACTGATGATCCTGGATGAGCCCTCCATGGGGCTTGCGCCGCTGCTCATGCTTGAGATGTTTGATGCCCTAAAAGAGATCAACAAGTACGGCACCACCATCCTGCTGGTGGAGCAGAACGCCCGGCTGGCCCTGAAGTTTGCCCAGAGAGGTTATGTCATTGAACATGGCAAGCTTGTGCTGGAAGGCCCGGCGGATCAGTTGCTTGATGATCCGGAAGTGAAAAAGGCCTATTTGGGTGCATAA
- a CDS encoding tetratricopeptide repeat protein → MIRLDSSKAKLRAKGADTADQLVEQGLKYYEKGDFPSAGRYYKQAIHLDPGNASAFLYLGVLANEANQPGLAVSMLEQAISLSPDLAPAYENLGLALNKLGRNKEAAKNFERAQALDPDAGTQTSKVLGKKSVPLKTKTTANPPPNSPETGHPPNDQLQNVIQQYQTGNMAGTEQRCREMLKKFPDSHMLLNILGAAVQAQGRVEEAIQTFDQMLLLNPDFSEGYYNRGVAFSETGRKQEAVQDYSRAVALNPDFYNAHLNLGLTLERLGRCDEALQSFDQAIALEPDNAHGYNNRAFSLMNASRLDAALKDCETAIAIDPNLPEIHNIRGLVYDKLGKHQRAVNCFKQALQLKPGAVQFLVNLAKSLNELEKYEQALTHCNQAVDAHPNSPDAFYNRGIALQGLMRLEQAIESYDRAIELSPKSSDAFCNRGICFHRLGQIDKGFADFNEAVKLKPDNVRAFSNRGLSHRRFGQFDLAEKDFAQALSIDPDHGSTLFNRAVLYLLKGDFERGWKEYEWRWTKSAKRIFRYGKVWEGEPLSGKRIFIYGEQGFGDFIQFVRYLPQLQNMGARVILECSKTLGRLMIHFKGYDRLEIKIDDNAPQFENSFDYHLPIMSLPMMFHSTLDTIPANVPYLFADQDLKRIWQSRIEKKDALGVGVVWAGNPSHKGDRRRSVSLNRFSPLKEINGVHLYSLQKDAHELWTDQDPGTLFTRDFGSQLSDFADTAAIISNLDLIISVDTSVAHLAGALGKETWILLPFSPDWRWLTQREDSPWYPTVRLFRQPAPGDWDAVFESVKSVLEQKITQTTSL, encoded by the coding sequence ATGATACGATTAGACAGCAGCAAGGCGAAACTTCGAGCAAAAGGCGCTGACACCGCAGATCAACTGGTGGAACAGGGTCTCAAATACTACGAAAAAGGGGATTTCCCCAGCGCCGGAAGGTACTATAAACAGGCCATTCATCTGGACCCTGGCAATGCGTCCGCCTTTCTTTATCTCGGTGTTTTGGCAAATGAGGCAAATCAGCCGGGACTTGCCGTATCCATGCTTGAACAGGCCATTTCCCTGTCGCCGGACCTGGCACCGGCCTATGAAAACCTTGGGCTGGCGTTAAACAAATTGGGCCGCAACAAGGAAGCCGCAAAAAATTTTGAACGCGCGCAAGCCCTGGACCCGGATGCTGGGACTCAAACGTCCAAGGTGTTGGGAAAAAAATCAGTGCCCCTGAAAACGAAAACAACAGCCAATCCGCCGCCTAACAGCCCAGAGACGGGTCATCCACCCAACGACCAGCTGCAAAACGTGATTCAGCAGTATCAAACCGGAAACATGGCCGGGACTGAACAACGCTGCCGGGAGATGCTCAAAAAGTTTCCCGATTCACACATGTTGCTCAATATATTGGGTGCGGCGGTTCAGGCCCAGGGCCGGGTTGAAGAGGCAATCCAAACCTTTGACCAGATGCTTTTATTAAATCCTGATTTTTCCGAAGGGTATTATAACCGGGGGGTTGCCTTTTCGGAAACAGGACGAAAACAAGAAGCGGTACAGGATTATTCCAGGGCCGTTGCGCTGAATCCGGATTTTTACAATGCCCATCTTAACCTTGGATTAACCCTGGAGAGACTTGGGCGTTGCGATGAGGCCCTTCAAAGTTTTGATCAGGCCATTGCTTTAGAACCGGATAATGCCCACGGGTACAACAACAGGGCCTTTTCCCTGATGAATGCGTCAAGGCTGGATGCCGCGCTCAAGGATTGTGAAACAGCCATTGCCATTGACCCCAACCTGCCGGAAATTCATAATATCCGCGGGTTGGTTTATGATAAGCTCGGCAAGCATCAAAGGGCCGTGAACTGCTTTAAACAGGCCCTTCAACTCAAACCCGGTGCAGTTCAGTTCCTGGTGAATCTTGCCAAAAGTTTAAATGAACTGGAAAAGTATGAGCAAGCCCTCACCCATTGCAACCAGGCGGTCGACGCCCATCCCAATAGCCCGGATGCCTTCTATAACAGAGGCATCGCCCTGCAGGGCCTGATGCGACTTGAGCAGGCCATTGAAAGCTATGACAGGGCCATAGAACTTTCCCCAAAATCGTCGGATGCCTTCTGCAACCGGGGGATTTGTTTCCACCGCCTGGGGCAGATCGACAAGGGGTTTGCCGATTTCAACGAAGCCGTTAAATTAAAACCCGACAATGTCCGTGCCTTTTCCAACCGCGGTCTATCCCATCGTCGATTCGGGCAGTTTGACCTGGCTGAAAAGGACTTTGCGCAAGCCCTTTCCATTGACCCGGATCATGGCTCAACCCTGTTTAACCGGGCAGTTTTGTATCTGCTTAAAGGCGATTTTGAACGCGGCTGGAAGGAATATGAGTGGCGATGGACAAAATCGGCCAAACGAATTTTCCGGTATGGAAAAGTTTGGGAGGGTGAACCCTTATCGGGTAAACGTATTTTCATTTATGGAGAACAGGGGTTTGGCGATTTTATTCAGTTTGTCAGATACCTGCCCCAGCTTCAAAATATGGGGGCCAGGGTCATTCTGGAGTGCAGCAAAACTCTGGGAAGGCTCATGATACATTTTAAAGGGTACGACCGTCTGGAAATTAAAATTGATGATAACGCCCCCCAATTCGAAAACAGTTTTGACTATCACCTGCCGATCATGTCCCTGCCCATGATGTTTCACTCAACCCTTGACACGATTCCCGCAAATGTGCCGTATCTTTTTGCCGACCAGGATTTGAAAAGAATCTGGCAAAGCAGAATTGAGAAAAAAGACGCTTTGGGTGTCGGGGTGGTCTGGGCGGGAAACCCTTCTCACAAGGGAGATCGGCGAAGATCGGTGAGCCTAAACCGGTTCTCACCGCTAAAAGAGATCAACGGCGTTCACCTGTACAGCCTTCAAAAAGATGCCCATGAACTATGGACAGACCAAGATCCGGGCACCCTCTTTACCCGGGATTTTGGATCGCAACTTTCGGATTTCGCCGATACGGCGGCCATCATCAGCAACCTGGATCTGATCATTTCAGTGGACACCTCGGTGGCCCATCTTGCCGGGGCCCTGGGAAAAGAGACTTGGATACTACTGCCCTTTTCTCCGGACTGGCGATGGCTGACCCAACGGGAAGACTCGCCCTGGTATCCCACTGTTAGATTATTCAGGCAGCCTGCGCCCGGCGATTGGGACGCCGTGTTTGAATCCGTAAAATCGGTACTGGAACAAAAAATCACCCAAACAACATCATTGTAA
- a CDS encoding Tex family protein has product MTIQLTISRETGLKEKQVAAVLDLLDQGATVPFIARYRKERTGSLDEVAISDIRDRAKTLNELEARKQAIIKSLEERQLYTKALGQLIENADTMTRLEDVYEKYRPKRRTRATIAREKGLEPLARLILEPETGMDLEKKAAEFIGPDVASLEEAWAGARDIIAEIINEDAVIRSEIRDLFVKTAMISSTVIKSKADEGAKFKDYFDWEEPAFKAPSHRILAMLRGAGEKILRVHVQPDEQKALNVIHGLYPGKRKVNAQSREQILAAAEDAYKRLLCKSIENEALRDLKQKADEKAVAVFSDNLRQVLLAPPLGGRPVLAIDPGFRTGCKIACLDATGKLVHHDVIHPHTPNGKTSAAQLIPKLVSRYEIRAVAVGNGTAGRETETFIRELSLPQDVDVIMVDESGASIYSASETAREEFPDHDITVRGAVSIGRRLMDPLAELVKVEPKSIGVGQYQHDVDQNMLQAALDDVVVSCVNQVGVEANTASKQLLSRVSGLNAGIAANMIQYRDENGAFASRSDFLKVPRLGKKAFEQAAGFLRIQNGKNPLDRSGIHPESYPVVKQMAKDMGCRVEEMMTANILLKNLDLAPYVTPTTGLPTLKDIVAELAAPGRDPRQPFQAFSFDKNIHEIKDLVPDMVVPGIVTNVTAFGAFVDIGVHQDGLVHISQLADRFVKDPNEVVKVRQQVTVRVLEVDIARKRISLSMKK; this is encoded by the coding sequence ATGACTATCCAACTAACTATCAGCCGGGAGACCGGCCTTAAAGAAAAACAGGTGGCCGCAGTCCTGGACCTGCTGGACCAGGGGGCCACCGTGCCGTTTATAGCACGGTACAGAAAAGAGCGAACGGGCAGCCTGGACGAGGTGGCCATATCCGATATCCGGGACAGGGCCAAGACGTTAAATGAACTGGAAGCCAGGAAACAGGCCATTATCAAGTCTTTGGAGGAGAGGCAGCTTTACACCAAAGCGCTGGGTCAATTGATCGAAAATGCGGACACCATGACCCGGCTGGAGGATGTGTATGAAAAGTATCGGCCCAAGCGACGGACCCGGGCCACAATTGCCCGGGAAAAAGGGCTGGAACCCCTGGCCCGGCTGATCCTGGAACCCGAAACCGGCATGGACCTTGAAAAAAAGGCCGCAGAATTCATCGGCCCGGATGTGGCAAGCCTGGAAGAGGCATGGGCCGGTGCCCGGGATATTATTGCCGAAATCATTAACGAAGACGCCGTTATCCGGTCCGAAATCCGGGATCTGTTTGTCAAAACCGCCATGATCAGTTCAACGGTGATCAAGAGCAAGGCAGACGAGGGAGCCAAATTCAAAGATTATTTTGACTGGGAGGAGCCGGCATTTAAAGCGCCGTCCCACAGGATTCTGGCCATGCTCAGGGGGGCCGGTGAAAAAATTTTGCGGGTGCATGTCCAGCCCGATGAACAAAAGGCGTTGAACGTTATTCATGGGCTATACCCGGGCAAACGCAAAGTCAACGCCCAGAGCCGGGAACAGATTCTTGCGGCCGCCGAAGACGCTTACAAACGTCTGCTGTGCAAATCCATTGAAAATGAGGCCTTGCGAGATCTCAAGCAAAAGGCCGATGAAAAGGCTGTGGCGGTTTTCTCGGATAATTTACGCCAGGTGCTGCTCGCCCCGCCCCTTGGCGGCAGACCCGTACTGGCCATTGATCCTGGGTTCCGCACAGGATGCAAAATCGCCTGTCTGGATGCCACGGGAAAACTGGTTCACCATGATGTGATACATCCCCACACCCCCAATGGAAAAACGTCTGCAGCCCAGCTGATCCCCAAACTTGTCTCCCGGTACGAAATCCGTGCCGTAGCCGTGGGCAACGGTACGGCCGGCCGGGAAACCGAAACCTTTATCAGGGAGCTTTCACTGCCCCAGGATGTGGATGTGATCATGGTGGATGAAAGCGGAGCGTCCATTTATTCCGCCTCTGAAACAGCCAGGGAAGAGTTTCCCGACCATGACATCACGGTCAGGGGCGCGGTATCCATCGGCAGGCGGCTCATGGACCCCCTGGCGGAACTTGTCAAGGTGGAGCCCAAATCCATCGGGGTGGGCCAATACCAGCACGATGTGGACCAGAACATGCTCCAAGCGGCCCTGGATGATGTGGTGGTATCCTGTGTCAACCAGGTGGGCGTGGAAGCCAACACCGCATCAAAGCAGCTGTTATCCCGGGTATCGGGTCTTAACGCCGGAATCGCCGCCAACATGATCCAATACCGGGATGAAAACGGTGCCTTTGCCTCCAGAAGCGATTTTCTCAAAGTGCCCCGTCTGGGAAAAAAAGCCTTTGAACAGGCCGCAGGCTTTTTAAGAATCCAGAATGGGAAAAATCCCCTGGATCGCAGCGGCATTCACCCCGAATCCTATCCCGTGGTCAAACAGATGGCCAAAGATATGGGCTGTCGTGTGGAAGAGATGATGACGGCAAACATTTTGCTGAAGAACCTGGATCTTGCGCCTTACGTGACACCGACCACAGGCCTTCCCACGCTCAAGGACATTGTTGCAGAACTGGCCGCCCCAGGCCGGGACCCGCGCCAGCCGTTCCAGGCCTTTTCCTTTGACAAAAACATCCATGAGATAAAGGATCTGGTGCCGGACATGGTGGTTCCCGGCATTGTGACCAATGTCACCGCATTCGGTGCCTTCGTGGACATCGGGGTGCACCAGGACGGGTTGGTTCACATCAGCCAGCTGGCGGACCGGTTTGTCAAGGATCCCAATGAGGTGGTCAAAGTGCGCCAGCAGGTGACGGTGCGTGTCCTTGAGGTGGACATCGCCAGAAAACGAATTTCGCTCTCCATGAAGAAATAA